The sequence CATCGGCCAAAACCTCCGCATAAATATGGGTGCGGCCCATAAAGCGCACCATCGCAGCATCAGGTGTATAACGAGCGCTGCTTTCCAGCATCTGTGGCAAAGTCATCGGCGGAAACGCCATGTCCCATGCGCAAGGGTGCTGATATTGTTCCGCTGTCGGATGTTCGGGGGCGCTACTTACATTCATGTAAATATTGTGGCGTAGCGGCCCGAACAGGGCAAGCGATTATTCGGATGAAATCGTGCTGGCAGAGTAGTTGCAGCCTCAAACGAAACGGGGCCACACAGCATACTGTGCGGCCCCGTCAAAAACCTGTTTGAAAAGTTATTCGCTTGGCGGCGGCGCAGGCTCTTCAGGAGCAGCTTCGCCCTCATCAGATGTGCCGGCCTGCTTGGCCTCAAGCCAGGCAGCAGCTTCCGCTTCCTGAGCCGCAACAACAGCCGCTTCCGCCGCGTCGACGCGCTCTTGCTTCAATTCGGCGATCAACGCTTCCTTGTCGCTGCCGAGACGAGCGTCAGCGGGTACTTCGTCGACGATACCAGCCTTCTTAGCGGCCTTGGCCACAACCGCATCAAGCTCACGCTGCGCGCAAAGCCCCAGAGTTACTGGATCCTTTGGCTGAATGTTCTGGATGTTCCAGTGCGAACGGTCACGAATAGCGTTGATCGTGTTGCGAGTCGTACCGATCAGCTTGGAAATCTGCGCATCGGAGATTTCAGGGTGGCTCTTCAGAATCCAAGCGATACCATCAGGCTTATCCTGACGCTTGGAAACAGGCGTATAACGCGGGCCCTTTGTCCGACTGACCTGAACTGGGGCCTTCTGCATGACGAGGCTATAGCTCGGATCAGCTTGGCCCTTTTCAATTTCGGCAAGCGTCAATTCACCCGAATGGAGCGGGTCGCGGCCAGTGTATTTGCTGCTCGCAAGATCGTCGGCCATCGCCTGAACTTCGAGGATATGCAGGCCGCAGAACTCTGCGATCTGTTCGAAGCCAAGTGCGGTATTATCAACCAGCCATGAGGCGGTTGCATGCGGCATAAGCGGGGCTGGTTGGGACAAGTGTCGTCTCCGTAGAAAATATAAGGGCCGCCCCTTTCGGAGCGGCCTGTGCCGGAACGATGTAGGCGAACACGTGCCTTACGGCAAGCATTTACGCATCGGATGTTAGTCAGTCAGGCGAGACGCTTCTTCCAGAACATTAGCCAACGTGCCGTGGCAATCTCCCCGACGGGAATGGAATCAAGTGCCGGATAGTCTGTTAGTCGTCCGCCGAGGAACTGACGCTCGCCAGTATGAAAGGCATCAATTGCATGGGGAATTGAGCGGGTGCGGTCATCAAACATGGTTTTGGCCCTTTGCCGTGAGTGATTTGAACTCGCGAAGAGCATTAGCGAGACATTGTTACAGACGAATCACAACTGCATGACAGTTTGAAGAAACAGGGCCGCACCCAAAACGGTCGCCGACCCCTTTGGGAAAACCATTTATTAGGGCTGGCGCTCTAAAATTCCCCATAACCACCGGGGAAGGGAGACCCATGTTACGTTTGATTTTGCCGCTGTCATGACGATGGCACTCACCGCCTGCGGAGGTGACGAATTTTCTGTCGATGTCGCCCAACCGGCGCATAAGACAATGTCGGATTTGGGCACATTCCGTTCTGGCTCGATGGTTCAAATGTTGAGCGCCCGCCCGCTGAGCAAAAGCAAGCCGGACAAACGGTCGGTGCTTTACACAATGGGTGAAAAAGACAGCCAGGCGACGGTACTGATACGTGTCGAGAGCGTGGATGCGAACAATTCGCGCGCTCATTTTGTCATCGATATGCCCGGCAAAAGCATGAATTTCGGCGGAAAAGCGATGATTATCGACGAATATAAGGTCAAGCGCGGCTTTAAGAGCAGCATGCAATCTTACGCTGGCAAGGTGAGCACCGGAGGCAGCAAGAGCACACCATTGGCCGCTATATCGTCCCTGCTCGATACCGTCACGGTAATGGTCGACCAGTCGAGCATAGATTTTGCCCAGCGGCTGGAAGACGATCCCCGACTGGCCTCCGAACTCGCCGGATCGATGGGTAGCTGGAATGACGGAAACACATCCACGGACCGAGCAATCCGCGCTGCGTCGGCGCCCTCAGCCGATACGCGTCCGATGGATGATGCATCAGGCTGGGAGCCGGAAGCAATGGACGACACAAGCGGAGCGTCCACCGACCCGAATGCTTACGACGACGGCTGGTGAATTAGGCCTGCAGCACGATCTTCCCGATATGGTCGCCTGCTTCCATCCGCGCATGGGCCGCAGCGGCCTCGGCAAGAGGGAATACTTGATCCATCTCCGGTCGCAGCTGACCACTGGCGGCAAAGTCCCAGACATTTTGATGAATCTCATCCGCCAACAGCGTTTTGAAGTCATCCGGCCGCGCGCGCAGCGTCGAACCCGTCAGAGTCAGGCGGCGTGACATGATCACGGCCATATTAAGCTCTGCCACCATTCCGCCAAGCACCGCGATGGTCACATGGCGGCCGTCTTCGGCGAGGCATTTAAGGTTGCGCGGGACATAATCGCCCGAAACCATATCGAGCACGATCTCGACACCGCGCCCCGAAGTGATCCGCTTCACCTCTTCGACAAAATCGGCGGTTTTGTAATTAATCGCGTGGCTCGCGCCGATGGCCTTTGCTGCCGCGCATTTCTCGTCGCTGCCGCATGTCACGATGGTTTTGATACCAAACAGCCGCGCCAGCTTGATCGCCATAGTGCCAATCCCGCTGGTGCCACCATGGACTAGCAATGTTTCGCCTTCACAGGCCCATCCGCGTTCGAACACATTGTGCCAAACGGTGAAGAGCGTTTCGGGAATGGCGGCGGCTTCAGCGAGCGACATTCCTTCGGGCACGGGCAGACAATGATCCGCCTTGGCGAGGCAATATTCGGCATAGCCGCCGCCTGTGACCAGTGCGCAAACCTTTTGCCCAATAGTAATGTTTTGCGCGCCTTCACCAGACGCCACGACGTCGCCCGCAATTTCGAGACCCGGAATCGGTGACGCACCGGGAGGCGGCGGATATTTGCCTTGACGCTGGATCACATCAGGCCGGTTCACCCCTGCATAAGCGACCTTCACCAGAACCTCGCCAGCACCGGGCTTAGGCACAGGCACCGTCTCAGCGCGCAGGACCTCAGGTCCGCCTGGCGCGTCATAGCCAATTGCCGTCATTGTTTCCGGTATTTCGCCTGCCATTATACCCCCTGCTTTCCGCAAATGTTGCGGATGCGTCACGCCCGGCGAACAACTAGCGCTGCAGTCCATTGACAGCAAGCCGCCACAGCATGACACTGCCCACGATGAATGAAGACGACGCCCCCCGCGCTAAAGGTGACGCTGCCGGGAAGCTTTCCGGCGAGGAGCTCGATAGCTATTCACTCCATGAATTGGATGAGCGTGTCGCCATGTTGAAAGCGGAGATCGCCCGGGTCGAGGCGCACCGCGAAAAAGCCGCCTCTCACCGCAGCGCAGCAGACGCCCTTTTTGGTGGCGGCAGTTAATGACGAATTGCCCCTCTCGAAATCCCGATAGCGATACCCATATCACTGGTAAGTCAGGCAGGATTAACCTGCCTCCCTCATTCTTTGGCTTTGCGGATAGTTCCCACACCGCAGACAGCCCGCCTCCAAAGAAAGCGATTTAATGCCAAGTTTCGCACAGAACCTCGAAAAGACGCTCCACGCCGCGCTGACTAACGCGTCCGACCGGAGCCATGAATATGCTACGCTGGAGCATTTGCTGCTGGCGCTGGTGGAAGACAGCGATGCCGCACAGGTCATGACCGCATGCGGCGTTGATCTGGGCGAGCTGCGCGAAGCGGTGAAGCAATATCTCGATCAGGAATATCAGTCGCTCAAAACCGAAGACGGGGCCGATCCGCAGCCGACCGCCGGTTTCCAGCGGGTTATCCAGCGCGCGATCCTGCATGTCCAGTCCTCCGGCAAAGACACGGTGACGGGCGCAAATGTGCTGGTCGCACTATTCTCTGAACGCGACAGCTACGCAGTCTATTTCCTGCAACAGCAGGATATGAGCCGCCTCGATGCAGTTAGCTTCATCAGTCACGGCATTGGCAAGGGTGGCCGCCAAATCGAAGACCAGAGCCCGGCCGGCACAGAAGAAGCGCAGGACAATAGTGACCTCCCCGGCGGGGAGAAGGGCAAGAAGGAATCTGCACTCGACCAGTTCACCGTGAACCTGAACAAGAAGGCCGAAGATGGGCGGATCGATCCACTGATCGGCCGCGGTCCCGAAGTCGACCGGACAATCCAAATCCTTTGCCGCCGTTCGAAGAATAACCCACTTTATGTGGGCGACCCGGGTGTTGGTAAAACCGCCATTGCCGAGGGGCTCGCACGCAAAATCGTCGAGGGCCAAGTGCCCGAGGTGCTGCAGGATGCAGTGATCTACTCGCTCGACATGGGCGCGTTGCTGGCCGGCACCCGCTATCGCGGCGATTTCGAGGAGCGGCTGAAGCAGGTCGTGAATGAACTCGAGAAGATGCCTGAAGCGGTGCTCTTTATCGACGAAATTCATACAGTTATAGGTGCTGGTGCAACCAGCGGCGGGGCAATGGATGCCTCCAACTTGCTCAAGCCTGCGCTTTCAAGCGGTGCGATCCGCTGCGTTGGCTCAACCACTTATAAGGAATTCCGCAACCACTTCGAGAAGGACCGCGCTCTGCTGCGCCGCTTCCAGAAGATCGATGTGAACGAGCCGACAATCGAAGACACGATCAAGATCCTCAAGGGTCTGCGCAGCGCGTTCGAGGAACATCACGGCGTTCGCTACACGCCCGATGCGCTGAAGACCGCCGTCGAACTGTCGAGCCGTTATATCAATGACCGCAAGCTGCCCGATAAGGCCATCGACGTGATTGATGAAGTTGGCGCGATGCAGATGCTCGTTCCGCCTAGCCGCCGCAAGAAGAAGATCACGGCGCGCGAAATCGAGCAAGTTATCGCGACTATGGCGCGCATTCCGGCGAAGTCGGTGTCGAAGGACGACAAGCGCGTTCTCCAGCACCTCGACCGCGACCTGAAACAGGTCGTGTTTGGCCAGGACGCAGCGGTTGAGCGCCTCTCGACCGCCATGAAGCTTAGCCGCGCCGGTTTGCGTGATCCAGATAAGCCGATCGGCTCATTCCTGTTCAGCGGCCCTACAGGCGTCGGTAAGACCGAAGTTGCACGCCAACTCGCCAGCATCATGGGCATCGAACTCAAACGCTTCGATATGTCCGAATATATGGAACGCCACAGCGTTTCGCGCCTGATCGGCGCACCTCCCGGCTATGTCGGTTATGATCAGGGCGGCCTGCTGACCGATGCGATCGACCAGAACCCGCATTGCGTGCTGCTGCTCGACGAAATCGAGAAGGCACATCCCGATCTGTTCAACATCCTGCTGCAAGTAATGGATAATGGCCGCCTGACAGACCACCACGGCAAGACGGTTGATTTCCGCAATGTCGTGTTGGTGATGACCACCAATGCCGGCGCGGCCGATATGGCAAGTAGCGGCATCGGCTTCGGCGATGTGTCGAAGGAAGATGCGGGCGAAGAAGCAGTGAAGAAGATGTTCTCGCCAGAATTCCGCAACCGCCTCGATGCGATCGTCCCGTTCGCCTATCTGGGAACAAGTACTGTCAGCCGCGTCGTCGACAAGTTCATCCTACAGCTGGAACTCCAGCTGGCCGAACAAGACGTGCATATCCAGTTCGACGGCGACGCCCGCGAATGGCTCGCCAAGAAGGGCTACGACAAAATGTATGGCGCTCGGCCTATGGCCCGCCTGATCCAGGACAAGATCAAGCAACCACTCGCCGAAGAACTTCTGTTCGGTAAGCTAGTGGGCGGCGGCGAAGTGCATGTGACCGTGAAGGACGGCAAGCCATCATTCGAAGTCACGCCGGCACCGCCAAAGACACCTGCGGCGAAGAAGAAAAAGCCGGCAACTAAGAAACCTGCCGCCAAGAAACCCGCGCCAAAGAAGCCGGATGCCGAAGCTGGCGACAGCAAGGGCAGTAAAGACAAAGGCGGCAAAGACTAAACGCACGGGGCATAGTTTGGGGGCAAATATGGGGAATGTGATGGGTTTCAGGATTGTGCAGCGCTTGGCGGCGTCTCTTTCGGTAATAGCATTGGCCAGCGGTTCAGTGGGCGCGGCGGCACAGGATGCACCGGTATTAGCCGAGCGAACGAAGGACAGCGGCCTGCCGCTGACCGAGAACC comes from Altererythrobacter sp. ZODW24 and encodes:
- a CDS encoding DUF1192 domain-containing protein, with the translated sequence MTLPTMNEDDAPRAKGDAAGKLSGEELDSYSLHELDERVAMLKAEIARVEAHREKAASHRSAADALFGGGS
- the clpA gene encoding ATP-dependent Clp protease ATP-binding subunit ClpA; amino-acid sequence: MPSFAQNLEKTLHAALTNASDRSHEYATLEHLLLALVEDSDAAQVMTACGVDLGELREAVKQYLDQEYQSLKTEDGADPQPTAGFQRVIQRAILHVQSSGKDTVTGANVLVALFSERDSYAVYFLQQQDMSRLDAVSFISHGIGKGGRQIEDQSPAGTEEAQDNSDLPGGEKGKKESALDQFTVNLNKKAEDGRIDPLIGRGPEVDRTIQILCRRSKNNPLYVGDPGVGKTAIAEGLARKIVEGQVPEVLQDAVIYSLDMGALLAGTRYRGDFEERLKQVVNELEKMPEAVLFIDEIHTVIGAGATSGGAMDASNLLKPALSSGAIRCVGSTTYKEFRNHFEKDRALLRRFQKIDVNEPTIEDTIKILKGLRSAFEEHHGVRYTPDALKTAVELSSRYINDRKLPDKAIDVIDEVGAMQMLVPPSRRKKKITAREIEQVIATMARIPAKSVSKDDKRVLQHLDRDLKQVVFGQDAAVERLSTAMKLSRAGLRDPDKPIGSFLFSGPTGVGKTEVARQLASIMGIELKRFDMSEYMERHSVSRLIGAPPGYVGYDQGGLLTDAIDQNPHCVLLLDEIEKAHPDLFNILLQVMDNGRLTDHHGKTVDFRNVVLVMTTNAGAADMASSGIGFGDVSKEDAGEEAVKKMFSPEFRNRLDAIVPFAYLGTSTVSRVVDKFILQLELQLAEQDVHIQFDGDAREWLAKKGYDKMYGARPMARLIQDKIKQPLAEELLFGKLVGGGEVHVTVKDGKPSFEVTPAPPKTPAAKKKKPATKKPAAKKPAPKKPDAEAGDSKGSKDKGGKD
- a CDS encoding DUF1013 domain-containing protein → MSQPAPLMPHATASWLVDNTALGFEQIAEFCGLHILEVQAMADDLASSKYTGRDPLHSGELTLAEIEKGQADPSYSLVMQKAPVQVSRTKGPRYTPVSKRQDKPDGIAWILKSHPEISDAQISKLIGTTRNTINAIRDRSHWNIQNIQPKDPVTLGLCAQRELDAVVAKAAKKAGIVDEVPADARLGSDKEALIAELKQERVDAAEAAVVAAQEAEAAAWLEAKQAGTSDEGEAAPEEPAPPPSE
- a CDS encoding NAD(P)H-quinone oxidoreductase, whose product is MAGEIPETMTAIGYDAPGGPEVLRAETVPVPKPGAGEVLVKVAYAGVNRPDVIQRQGKYPPPPGASPIPGLEIAGDVVASGEGAQNITIGQKVCALVTGGGYAEYCLAKADHCLPVPEGMSLAEAAAIPETLFTVWHNVFERGWACEGETLLVHGGTSGIGTMAIKLARLFGIKTIVTCGSDEKCAAAKAIGASHAINYKTADFVEEVKRITSGRGVEIVLDMVSGDYVPRNLKCLAEDGRHVTIAVLGGMVAELNMAVIMSRRLTLTGSTLRARPDDFKTLLADEIHQNVWDFAASGQLRPEMDQVFPLAEAAAAHARMEAGDHIGKIVLQA